A segment of the Candidatus Pelagisphaera phototrophica genome:
AATTTCGGGCCGCCGGATTCAGCAATCCCCTCGTGGCCGATATTCATTTCCTTCCTTCAGCAGCGATGGAGGCCATTGAGCACGTTGAGAAAGTACGAGTGAACCCCGGTAATTATGCGGACAACAAGAAGTTCGCGGTTAGGGAATATTCAGACAGCCAATACAACGAGGAACTCGACCGTCTCCACGAGGGTTTTTCACCGCTAGTAATCAGGGCAAAGCAACTGGGTAGATCATTGCGCATAGGAACCAACCATGGTTCTCTTTCCGACCGCATCATGAATCGATACGGGGACACCCCTCTTGGAATGGTCGAATCCGCGCTCGAGTTTCTACAAATCGGCGAAACTCACGGGTTCTACGACATGATCCTTTCCATGAAATCGAGCAACCCAAAGGTGATGATCGAAGCCTACCGTCTGCTCGTCGACCGTATGAATGCTGAAAAAATGGATTACCCATTACATCTCGGGGTCACTGAAGCAGGTGACGGTGAGGATGGACGCATCAAAAGCACGATAGGTATTGGTAGCTTACTTACAGATGGACTGGGCGATACTATTCGCGTTTCACTAACTGAAGACCCTGTCTTCGAGATTCCAGTAGCGGAAGCCATAGCCAGAAAAGCAATGGACCATTGGGTCAACGGTAATATCGATTCCCAAGAACCCGATTCTATCGACCCCTATCATTACAAAAGGCGCCACACGAACGCATTCACATTGGGAAAGGACTTAAAAGTGGGTCCTGAAGCGCCACCCACCGTGTTCACCTACAGCACAATTCCCCTCTCCGAGATTGATCAACTGGAGTCCTTCATCAATAAGGAAGCCCCCTTGCTGGCGGACACGCCAATCGAAGGTCTGTGTTTCAAAATTAGCAGCGTGGACGAAATCGTTAACCTTGAAACAGTCCTCAAATCGATCGGAGACCAGATCCAGCTCTTGGTTGTTGAAGTCTCTTGCGAGATCGAGCTTGGGTCACTCTCCAGATCTCTTCCCCAATCCGGCATACCACTCGCTTTGGTTCGGGATTTCGAAGACAGTGCCTTTGACGAATACAAGCGGTTCGTGCGAGTCTGTTACGATTATGGAGCGATTCCAATCGCCGGGCTGAGTCCAAACTCGGTCGACGGAATCTTTTCAGAGTCGGCCGACAATCTAATTGTTACGTTAAGATCGAACCTAGTCGCTGAGAGGCCAAGCCATCACGTAGGATTGTATCGGCAGCTTGCGGAACGATTGAAGCATTGGCGCAACGCCTCACCTGTTTGGATCCGAAATCAGGCTCAATCGAAATTTAATTCTCCTTCCTTTCTGGACCGACTCCTAGATGCGAGCAACCTCACCGGAAGCCTCCTGTGTGACGGAATCGGCGATATCATAAGTATAGAGTCTGAAAAAGATTTCGTTCGATCTACAAAACTTGCCTACAACGTACTACAAGGCGCGGGCGCCCGAATCTCGAAAACGGAATTTGTCGCCTGCCCTAGCTGTGGCCGAACCCTCTTTGATCTGCAGTCTACCACTCAACGTATTAGAGAAAAAACCGGGCACCTGAAAGGAGTCAAAATTGCGATCATGGGCTGTATCGTAAATGGCCCTGGGGAAATGGCAGACGCGGACTTTGGCTATGTGGGTGGAGCGCCGGCAAAGATTAATCTCTACGTAGGGAAGCAATGCGTCCAGTACAACATACCTCAATCCGAAGCAGACGACCGTCTAATCAAGCTGATCAAAAAGCATAATAAATGGGTCGATCCGGAACCGGTCGCAAGTTGACTTGCGCGGGCTCAATCCGGGTTTACAAAGATTCATTCGATGCAGAATCGCATTTGAGAACTGTTCGGACAAAGATTGGCTGCTCCACCGGAAAGAATTGAAATTGCGTTACGCACGTCTCTCGCAATCATTCAGATTTCCCTGATTCTCCATGGAACTGTCCTCACAGGCATTTATT
Coding sequences within it:
- the ispG gene encoding (E)-4-hydroxy-3-methylbut-2-enyl-diphosphate synthase, yielding MSSYCSSRFATIRRPSREVSVGEIGVGGINPVRVQSMTTTNTQDVEATVKQAIDLAEAGCEIIRITAPNKSAARALKDIHTQFRAAGFSNPLVADIHFLPSAAMEAIEHVEKVRVNPGNYADNKKFAVREYSDSQYNEELDRLHEGFSPLVIRAKQLGRSLRIGTNHGSLSDRIMNRYGDTPLGMVESALEFLQIGETHGFYDMILSMKSSNPKVMIEAYRLLVDRMNAEKMDYPLHLGVTEAGDGEDGRIKSTIGIGSLLTDGLGDTIRVSLTEDPVFEIPVAEAIARKAMDHWVNGNIDSQEPDSIDPYHYKRRHTNAFTLGKDLKVGPEAPPTVFTYSTIPLSEIDQLESFINKEAPLLADTPIEGLCFKISSVDEIVNLETVLKSIGDQIQLLVVEVSCEIELGSLSRSLPQSGIPLALVRDFEDSAFDEYKRFVRVCYDYGAIPIAGLSPNSVDGIFSESADNLIVTLRSNLVAERPSHHVGLYRQLAERLKHWRNASPVWIRNQAQSKFNSPSFLDRLLDASNLTGSLLCDGIGDIISIESEKDFVRSTKLAYNVLQGAGARISKTEFVACPSCGRTLFDLQSTTQRIREKTGHLKGVKIAIMGCIVNGPGEMADADFGYVGGAPAKINLYVGKQCVQYNIPQSEADDRLIKLIKKHNKWVDPEPVAS